A region of Nocardioides alkalitolerans DNA encodes the following proteins:
- a CDS encoding DUF5667 domain-containing protein: MMSLPTARRRAEELDAAVSGSARDASAPSADLEPLLDVVAQLRAEAAASVPVPRADFAADLRARLMTEAATVLVAPDPATDELLTIRRSPHAPRRQRRVTAVAAALVVAGGSSTMAYAAQGALPGDSLYPVKRALEGARGSISLTDESRGALTLRHAEQRLAEVQGLVDRHDSASDALVSDALATFVEQSDEAAELLLAAGAQGDDRSVTDLRGFVAGSVATLADLEPSLSVTDQEGLAAAVAALRDIDERALELCPTCGSSAAVELPFALANAASMFDEGLFGENAPVVPDVDVTALPPGSVAGPQDDGTSVAAPPETAPPATGGNEEPSTPSQPPTAAPSEPSAPTSPPPSPGLPGTSGGITGATEGITGLTGPLAEPLQAITETLDTLLGLKSTP; this comes from the coding sequence ATGATGTCCCTCCCGACGGCGCGTCGCCGTGCCGAGGAGCTCGACGCAGCGGTCTCCGGGTCGGCGCGCGACGCCTCCGCGCCGAGCGCCGACCTCGAGCCGCTGCTCGATGTCGTCGCCCAGCTGCGCGCCGAGGCCGCCGCCTCGGTCCCCGTCCCGCGCGCCGACTTCGCCGCCGACCTCCGCGCCCGCCTCATGACCGAGGCCGCCACCGTGCTGGTCGCGCCCGACCCGGCCACCGACGAGCTCCTCACGATCCGTCGCTCCCCCCACGCCCCCCGTCGCCAGCGTCGCGTGACCGCCGTCGCGGCCGCCCTCGTGGTGGCCGGCGGGTCGAGCACGATGGCGTACGCCGCGCAGGGCGCCCTCCCCGGCGACTCGCTCTACCCGGTCAAGCGCGCGCTCGAGGGCGCCCGCGGGTCCATCAGCCTCACCGACGAGTCGCGCGGGGCCCTCACGCTGCGGCACGCCGAGCAGCGGCTGGCGGAGGTGCAGGGCCTCGTCGACCGGCACGACAGCGCGAGCGACGCGCTCGTGTCCGACGCCCTCGCCACCTTCGTGGAGCAGTCCGACGAGGCCGCCGAGCTGCTGCTCGCGGCCGGCGCCCAGGGCGACGACAGGTCGGTGACCGACCTCCGTGGCTTCGTCGCCGGCTCCGTCGCGACCCTCGCCGACCTGGAGCCGTCACTGTCCGTCACCGACCAGGAGGGCCTGGCGGCCGCGGTCGCCGCGCTGCGCGACATCGACGAGCGCGCCCTCGAGCTGTGCCCCACCTGCGGGTCGTCCGCCGCGGTCGAGCTGCCGTTCGCGCTGGCGAACGCCGCCTCGATGTTCGACGAGGGCCTCTTCGGCGAGAACGCGCCCGTCGTGCCCGACGTCGACGTCACCGCCCTCCCGCCGGGCAGCGTGGCCGGTCCCCAGGACGACGGGACGTCCGTCGCCGCGCCGCCCGAGACCGCGCCGCCCGCCACCGGGGGGAACGAGGAGCCGAGCACGCCGTCGCAGCCGCCGACCGCGGCGCCGAGCGAGCCCAGTGCCCCGACGAGCCCGCCGCCCAGCCCCGGGCTGCCGGGCACCAGCGGCGGCATCACCGGCGCGACCGAGGGCATCACCGGCCTGACCGGGCCGCTCGCCGAGCCGCTCCAGGCCATCACCGAGACGCTCGACACCCTGCTCGGCCTCAAGTCGACGCCCTGA
- a CDS encoding lysophospholipid acyltransferase family protein: MGDADIIPIGTRGRPGRGSGRNRPSTSARDLAGGSGPGNGAPRRTPAAEPPAPPAPPVTSDVEPPRAPATAQERGPLAGVPIGDWLAAFQHAAAELFGDDAEQQLARFLAFLRRRVTGDYVVDEFGFDPELTERFFLAALRLIAEKWFRVEVRGIENLPTTGGALVVSNHSGTVPVDGLMTMVAVHDHAGRFLRPLGADLVFRLPIVSTVARRGGTTLACNADAERLLRSGELVGVWPEGFKGIGKPFSERYKLQRFGRGGFVAAAVRTGVPIVPLSVVGAEEIYPLVGNVPSLARLLGMPYVPITPTFPLLGPLGLVPLPSKWLMEFGEPIRTDEYDAGAADDPMLVFDVTDQVRETIQSTLYQLLIDRGGAFG, encoded by the coding sequence GTGGGTGACGCCGACATCATCCCGATCGGCACGCGCGGTCGCCCCGGGCGCGGCAGCGGCCGCAACCGGCCGTCCACGTCCGCGCGTGACCTCGCGGGCGGCAGCGGCCCCGGCAACGGAGCCCCGCGGCGTACCCCCGCGGCGGAGCCGCCCGCACCCCCCGCCCCGCCCGTGACGTCCGACGTCGAGCCGCCCCGCGCGCCGGCCACGGCCCAGGAGCGGGGCCCCCTGGCGGGCGTGCCGATCGGGGACTGGCTGGCCGCCTTCCAGCACGCGGCCGCGGAGCTGTTCGGCGACGACGCCGAGCAGCAGCTCGCGCGCTTCCTCGCGTTCCTGCGCCGACGGGTGACGGGCGACTACGTGGTCGACGAGTTCGGCTTCGACCCCGAGCTGACCGAGCGCTTTTTCCTCGCCGCGCTGCGCCTCATCGCGGAGAAGTGGTTCCGCGTCGAGGTGCGGGGGATCGAGAACCTGCCCACCACCGGCGGCGCCCTCGTCGTGTCGAACCACTCCGGCACCGTCCCCGTCGACGGCTTGATGACGATGGTGGCCGTCCACGACCACGCGGGGCGGTTCCTGCGCCCGCTCGGCGCGGATCTGGTGTTCCGGCTGCCGATCGTCAGCACCGTGGCGCGCCGCGGGGGCACGACGCTCGCCTGCAACGCCGACGCCGAGCGGCTGCTGCGCTCGGGCGAGCTCGTCGGGGTCTGGCCCGAGGGCTTCAAGGGCATCGGCAAGCCGTTCTCGGAGCGCTACAAGCTGCAGCGCTTCGGGCGCGGCGGCTTCGTGGCCGCGGCCGTGCGCACGGGCGTGCCGATCGTCCCGCTGTCCGTCGTGGGCGCGGAGGAGATCTACCCCCTCGTCGGCAACGTGCCCTCGCTGGCGCGCCTGCTGGGGATGCCCTACGTCCCGATCACCCCGACGTTCCCGCTGCTCGGCCCGCTGGGCCTCGTGCCGCTGCCGTCGAAGTGGCTGATGGAGTTCGGCGAGCCGATCCGCACGGACGAGTACGACGCGGGTGCCGCCGACGACCCCATGCTGGTGTTCGACGTGACCGACCAGGTGCGCGAGACGATCCAGAGCACGCTCTACCAGCTGCTCATCGATCGCGGCGGCGCCTTCGGCTGA